A part of Doryrhamphus excisus isolate RoL2022-K1 chromosome 8, RoL_Dexc_1.0, whole genome shotgun sequence genomic DNA contains:
- the mfsd1 gene encoding major facilitator superfamily domain-containing protein 1 isoform X2: MADCEEEQNLLGAEEDEDSQSVRPASNRAGRPLPAICDPAHLSHRIVVLVFMCFLGFGSYFCYDNPAALQTQVLQDLSLNTAQFMQLYAWYSWPNVILCFFGGFLIDRVFGIRLGTILFSLFVCVGQVIFAVGAMVNRFWLMEIGRFIFGIGGESLAVAQNTYAVNWFKGKELNLVFGLQLSMARLGSTVNMNIMGWVYNRVALLVGPVGYTTLGVSLMIAAVTCIFSLICALVLAFLDKRAEKILQKEQGKTGEVIKLTDVKDFPFPLWIIFIICVSYYVAIFPFIGLGQMLFIQKFNFSPTEARAVNSIVYIISAPASPILGFMVDKTGKNVLWVICAVCTTLASHMMLAFTFWNPWIAMSLLGVSYSLLACALWPMVAFVVPEHQLGTAYGFMQSIQNLGLALIAMAAGAILDNKGYLVLQVFFCICICIALMAVVMLYFVDYLRGGDLNRSAAARAKLQKEATSDAE, encoded by the exons ATGGCGGACTGCGAGGAGGAACAAAATCTGCTGGGAgcggaggaggacgaggactCCCAGTCCGTCCGACCGGCGAGCAACCGGGCTGGGAGACCGCTTCCTGCAATCTGCGACCCGGCACACCTCTCGCACAGGATCGTTGTCCTAGTTTTTATGTGTTTCCTGGGATTTG gaAGCTACTTCTGTTATGACAATCCTGCTGCTCTTCAGACTCAAGTCCTACAG GATTTGAGCCTGAACACAGCTCAGTTCATGCAGCTGTATGCCTGGTACTCTTGGCCCAATGTCATTCTCTGCTTCTTTGGTGGCTTCCTGATTGACAGAGTCTTTGGCATCAG ACTGGGGACCatacttttttccctttttgtttgtgttggacAG GTAATCTTTGCTGTTGGAGCTATGGTGAATCGGTTTTGGTTGATGGAAATTGGACGTTTTATATTTGG AATTGGAGGGGAGTCTCTGGCTGTGGCCCAGAACACATATGCAGTCAACTGGTTTAAAGGGAAGGAGCTCAATCTGGTGTTTGGCCTTCAGCTGAGCATGGCTCGCCTG GGCAGCACAGTCAACATGAACATCATGGGCTGGGTTTACAACAGAGTGGCTCTCCTCGTCGGCCCTGTGGGTTACACCACACTCGGCGTCTCGCTCATGATAG CTGCTGTAACCTGCATATTCTCACTAATCTGTGCTCTGGTGTTGGCATTCCTGGACAAAAGAGCGGAGAAAATTCTCCAAAAGGAGCAAGGCAAAACAG GTGAGGTAATTAAACTGACCGATGTGAAAGACTTCCCTTTCCCCCTGTGGATCATCTTCATCATTTGTGTGAGCTACTATGTGGCCATCTTCCCTTTTATTGGACTGGGGCA GATGCTCTTCATCCAGAAGTTTAACTTTTCCCCCACTGAAGCCAGAGCTGtcaacag TATTGTTTACATCATCTCGGCACCCGCCTCTCCCATTCTGGGCTTCATGGTGGACAAGACAGGGAAAAACGTGCTTTGGGTGATATGTGCCGTGTGCACCACACTCGCTTCTCACATGATGCTGGCCTTCACCTTCTGGAACCCGTGGATCGCCATG TCGTTGCTGGGTGTGTCGTACTCCCTACTGGCATGTGCCCTATGGCCCATGGTTGCCTTTGTGGTGCCCGAGCATCAGCTAGGAACAGCTTATGGCTT CATGCAGTCCATTCAAAACCTTGGACTTGCACTCATCGCAATGGCGGCAGGAGCCATCCTAGACAACAAAGGATACCTGGTCCTCCAGGTCTTTTTCTGCATCTGCATATGca TTGCATTGATGGCCGTGGTGATGCTTTACTTTGTGGATTATCTAAGAG GAGGGGATTTGAACCGGTCAGCTGCCGCCAGAGCCAAACTCCAGAAAGAAGCCACTTCAGATGCAGA ataa
- the p2ry13 gene encoding P2Y purinoceptor 12: MNTSLTNASTCVWDTSLTEAVMPWLYSIIFIVSLVLNSIAAWIFFNIPSTSTFVVFLKHVVVADLLMTFTMPVKILSDFGVGSGQLRAIHCRYTAVIFYMTMYISITLLGLISLDRYLKIVRPFGKGILQRVRVGQVISVVVWIVMWISTFPNMILSNKPPRYSKGRVKCASMKSDLGLKWHEGLGYFCQMVFWGTLALMVFCYTFISKTVYDSYKASKSSSVVASRRTNGKVFVVVAVFFFSYAPYHFVRVPYTLSQTRTLSQPPCWEQKALYYTKQITLWMSACNVCLDPLIYVFLCKMFRKKLTDTISRKPPQKAESAAATATTTTTQL, encoded by the exons ATGAACACTTCGCTGACTAATGCCTCCACTTGTGTTTGGGATACAAGCCTGACAGAGGCGGTGATGCCCTGGCTCTACAGCATCATCTTTATAGTCTCCCTGGTACTGAATTCCATAGCTGCATGGATTTTCTTCAACATTCCCAGCACGTCAACGTTTGTGGTGTTTTTAAAGCATgtg GTAGTGGCTGACTTGTTGATGACGTTCACCATGCCGGTGAAGATTCTAAGTGATTTCGGCGTGGGTTCGGGTCAACTGAGGGCCATCCACTGCCGTTACACTGCCGTCATCTTCTACATGACCATGTACATCAGCATCACCTTGCTGGGTCTCATCAGCCTGGACCGCTACCTGAAGATAGTCCGGCCCTTTGGGAAGGGCATCCTGCAACGGGTGCGGGTCGGTCAAGTGATCAGCGTCGTCGTCTGGATCGTTATGTGGATTTCGACCTTCCCCAATATGATTCTTAGCAACAAGCCACCACGCTACTCTAAAGGCCGAGTCAAGTGCGCCTCCATGAAGAGCGACCTGGGCCTGAAATGGCATGAAGGACTGGGCTACTTCTGTCAG ATGGTCTTCTGGGGAACGCTGGCCTTGATGGTGTTCTGCTACACGTTCATCAGCAAGACGGTCTACGACTCCTACAAAGCCTCAAAAAGCAGCTCTGTGGTAGCCAGTCGCAGAACCAACGGCAAAGTCTTCGTGGTGGTGGCCGTGTTCTTCTTCAGCTACGCCCCCTACCACTTTGTACGCGTCCCCTACACCCTGTCCCAGACCCGCACCCTGAGTCAGCCTCCCTGCTGGGAACAGAAGGCGCTGTACTACACCAAACAGATCACACTGTGGATGTCGGCCTGTAACGTGTGTCTGGACCCGCTCATTTACGTCTTCCTGTGTAAAATGTTCAGGAAAAAACTCACAGATACGATCAGCCGCAAGCCTCCCCAGAAGGCGGAATCCGCCGCTGCCACTGCCACGACCACGACCACGCAGCTGTAG